A single genomic interval of Isorropodon fossajaponicum endosymbiont JTNG4 harbors:
- the tgt gene encoding tRNA guanosine(34) transglycosylase Tgt, whose amino-acid sequence MKFELKNTDKTARRGKMIFDRGEVETPAFMPVGTYGTVKAMTPEEVSGLGAQIILGNTFHLVITPGTDVIEAHGDLHDFMHWQGPILTDSGGFQVFSLGETRKISEKGVDFRSPKDGAKIFIGPEESLQIQHKLGSDIVMIFDGCTPYPADKTTADQSMQLSLRWAQRSKNEHNRLKNKNALFGIVQGGMHEDLRMQSAATLVEIGFDGFAIGGLSVGEPKEEMMKVLNYLPSQLPSDKPRYLMGVGTPKDLVEAVERGIDMFDCVMPTRNARNGYLFTSVGIVKIRNAQYKLDTNPLDINCGCYTCQNYSKSYLHHLQRRNEILGARLNTIHNLYYYQDLMSQMSNAIENNKFSDFKQTFYQQQEHDL is encoded by the coding sequence ATGAAATTTGAATTAAAAAATACAGATAAGACAGCACGTCGTGGCAAAATGATTTTTGACAGAGGCGAGGTTGAAACGCCAGCGTTTATGCCAGTTGGCACTTATGGCACAGTTAAAGCCATGACACCAGAAGAAGTAAGCGGACTGGGTGCACAAATCATTTTAGGGAACACCTTTCATTTGGTAATTACACCAGGTACGGATGTTATTGAGGCACATGGAGATTTGCACGATTTCATGCATTGGCAAGGTCCAATACTAACGGATTCTGGCGGTTTTCAGGTATTTAGTTTGGGAGAAACAAGAAAAATTAGTGAAAAAGGTGTGGATTTTCGCTCACCCAAAGACGGCGCAAAGATTTTTATAGGTCCAGAAGAATCTTTGCAAATCCAGCATAAACTTGGCTCAGATATTGTTATGATTTTTGATGGGTGCACGCCTTACCCTGCTGATAAAACAACAGCCGATCAATCCATGCAATTGTCTTTGCGTTGGGCGCAACGCTCAAAAAATGAGCACAATCGTTTAAAAAATAAAAATGCCTTGTTTGGCATTGTGCAAGGTGGTATGCATGAGGATTTGCGCATGCAATCAGCAGCTACTTTGGTTGAAATAGGGTTTGATGGGTTTGCAATTGGGGGGTTGAGTGTGGGTGAGCCCAAAGAAGAGATGATGAAAGTATTGAATTATTTACCAAGTCAGTTGCCCAGTGATAAGCCAAGATATTTAATGGGTGTTGGCACGCCAAAAGACTTGGTAGAGGCGGTTGAGCGTGGTATTGATATGTTTGATTGCGTTATGCCAACACGTAATGCTCGTAATGGTTATTTGTTTACCTCGGTTGGTATCGTTAAAATTCGTAATGCACAGTACAAACTTGATACTAACCCATTAGATATAAATTGTGGTTGTTACACTTGTCAAAATTACTCTAAGTCTTATCTACATCACTTACAAAGGAGAAATGAAATTTTAGGCGCGAGGCTTAATACTATTCACAATCTTTATTATTATCAAGACCTAATGTCACAGATGAGTAATGCTATTGAAAATAATAAATTTTCAGACTTTAAACAAACCTTTTATCAACAACAAGAGCATGACTTATGA
- a CDS encoding ABCB family ABC transporter ATP-binding protein/permease — MRSTDKQTKAYDFKTRDIKVLKKLLPYLLKMRVRVILATLFLIAAKFANVAVPVVLKEIVDSLDQTNLLLILPLGLLFAYGALRLASSLFNELRDAIFARVRYHAMHLIALGVFKHLHTLDLSFHLDRRIGGITRDIDRGTQSVSTLLSIFVFNIIPSFFEICLVIGILWLNYDIFFAGISLLTVVFYVGFTLAITTWRMKYRYQMNDMQSEANTNAVDSLINYETVKYFNQEDFEVNRYDETMTRWENVATKSFTSMTALNFVQGAIIAAGVTIILISASQGVVDKNLSLGDMIMIQALLLQLFMPLGFLGIVYRQIKHNFIDMNNMFDLLDRRPKVSSSKEAPKIKISQGRVEFKHISFAYKGKDKVLKDVSFVIEPGQKVAIVGQSGSGKSTLAKLLFRFYDVISGEILIDGQNIKALDQRSVQSVIGVVPQDTVMFNESIYYNIAYGKQGASQYEVEKVAKLSFIDSFIDKLPEGYDTLVGERGLKLSGGEKQRLAIARVLLKNPPILIFDEATSALDSYSEKMVQKALKELSSEHTILVIAHRLSTIVDSDKIIVLGDGQVQESGTHAQLLESNGKYAKLWQLQVNEKSDEI, encoded by the coding sequence ATGCGCAGTACTGATAAACAAACCAAGGCTTATGATTTTAAAACCAGAGATATTAAGGTTTTAAAAAAGCTTCTACCTTATTTACTAAAAATGCGTGTGCGTGTTATTTTGGCAACGTTATTTTTAATTGCTGCAAAGTTTGCTAATGTTGCAGTGCCTGTTGTTTTAAAAGAAATTGTTGATTCTTTAGATCAAACTAACCTTTTACTGATTTTGCCATTAGGGTTGCTTTTTGCTTATGGTGCGCTTAGGCTTGCTAGTTCGTTGTTTAACGAGCTTCGTGATGCGATTTTTGCGCGCGTTCGTTATCATGCGATGCATTTAATTGCACTTGGTGTATTTAAGCATTTACACACACTGGACTTGTCTTTTCATTTGGATCGCCGTATTGGTGGTATTACTCGTGATATTGATCGCGGCACTCAAAGTGTGTCCACCTTATTATCGATTTTTGTGTTTAACATTATTCCTTCGTTTTTTGAGATATGTTTAGTGATTGGTATTTTGTGGCTAAATTATGATATTTTCTTTGCTGGCATTTCATTGTTGACCGTGGTTTTTTATGTCGGGTTTACACTGGCCATTACAACTTGGCGGATGAAGTATCGTTATCAAATGAATGATATGCAATCTGAGGCTAATACCAACGCAGTGGATAGTTTGATTAACTATGAGACGGTTAAATATTTTAATCAAGAAGACTTTGAGGTTAATCGTTACGATGAGACTATGACTCGCTGGGAAAATGTTGCCACCAAAAGTTTCACCTCAATGACAGCACTTAATTTTGTCCAAGGTGCTATTATTGCGGCAGGTGTGACCATTATTTTAATTTCAGCATCTCAAGGTGTGGTTGACAAAAATTTGAGTCTTGGTGATATGATTATGATTCAAGCATTGTTACTACAATTGTTCATGCCTTTGGGTTTTTTGGGGATTGTGTATCGGCAAATTAAGCATAATTTTATTGACATGAACAATATGTTCGATTTGCTTGATCGTCGACCAAAAGTGAGCAGTTCTAAAGAGGCACCAAAAATAAAAATCAGTCAAGGAAGAGTTGAGTTTAAGCACATCTCTTTTGCCTATAAAGGCAAAGATAAAGTATTGAAGGATGTTAGTTTTGTCATTGAGCCGGGACAAAAAGTAGCCATTGTAGGTCAATCTGGATCTGGCAAGTCAACATTGGCCAAATTATTATTCCGATTTTATGATGTAATTAGTGGCGAAATTTTAATTGATGGGCAAAATATCAAAGCCCTTGATCAGCGTTCAGTGCAATCGGTCATTGGTGTTGTGCCACAAGACACAGTAATGTTTAATGAAAGTATTTATTACAATATCGCCTATGGCAAGCAAGGTGCAAGCCAATATGAGGTTGAAAAAGTAGCCAAGCTTAGTTTTATTGACAGCTTTATTGATAAGCTTCCTGAAGGTTATGATACGTTGGTTGGTGAACGTGGTTTGAAGCTTTCTGGTGGTGAAAAGCAGCGTTTGGCGATTGCCAGGGTACTTTTAAAAAATCCGCCCATTCTAATTTTTGACGAGGCAACATCGGCACTAGATTCCTATTCAGAAAAGATGGTGCAAAAAGCATTAAAGGAACTGTCCAGTGAGCATACTATTTTAGTAATTGCACACCGACTTTCTACTATTGTTGATAGTGATAAAATCATTGTGCTTGGAGATGGGCAAGTGCAAGAAAGTGGCACACATGCTCAGTTGTTAGAGTCTAATGGTAAATATGCTAAATTATGGCAGTTGCAAGTTAATGAAAAGAGTGATGAAATTTGA
- a CDS encoding rhodanese-like domain-containing protein, whose amino-acid sequence MIIDTRIPDWPTITGMISTAINIPYTRFKNKEKALEVMEDLLGVQIDELPDFSYAKTLVMYCNGIWCGQTPTAVTALLKYGYPAAKIKYFRGGMQNWKALGLTTVHL is encoded by the coding sequence TTGATTATTGATACACGCATACCTGATTGGCCAACCATTACAGGTATGATTTCTACTGCCATTAACATTCCTTATACGCGTTTTAAAAATAAAGAAAAAGCACTAGAAGTTATGGAAGACTTATTAGGTGTTCAAATTGACGAATTGCCTGATTTTTCTTATGCTAAAACTTTAGTTATGTATTGCAATGGCATTTGGTGTGGTCAAACACCAACCGCTGTAACTGCTCTACTTAAGTATGGCTACCCTGCTGCCAAAATTAAATACTTTCGAGGTGGTATGCAAAACTGGAAAGCATTGGGATTAACAACCGTTCATCTGTAA
- the mreD gene encoding rod shape-determining protein MreD, giving the protein MNAQRPYIFLTKITFFALILSVIPLNDALLDASAFWLLLFYIYWLVYFPTRAKFFIALILGVLADVLHGDILGQNALALILSSLFISNVKQSFFVSNLSTQQIYVFISSSIYLAFFLLTFVLTQGFVINYYLFLAPFTSALVWPIVRFLLSKCKV; this is encoded by the coding sequence ATGAACGCACAGCGCCCTTACATATTTCTAACTAAGATTACTTTTTTTGCATTAATTTTAAGTGTAATACCCCTGAATGACGCGCTATTAGATGCATCTGCATTTTGGTTGTTACTTTTTTATATCTACTGGTTGGTATATTTTCCAACCAGGGCTAAATTTTTTATTGCACTCATTCTTGGCGTGCTTGCTGATGTTTTACATGGTGATATTTTAGGGCAAAATGCCTTGGCACTCATATTGAGTAGCCTATTTATTAGTAATGTCAAACAATCATTTTTTGTATCTAACCTAAGTACTCAACAAATCTATGTGTTTATATCTAGCAGTATTTATCTGGCATTTTTCTTACTAACCTTTGTATTAACACAGGGTTTTGTCATCAACTATTACTTATTTTTAGCGCCGTTCACTAGCGCGTTAGTTTGGCCAATCGTTCGGTTTTTATTATCAAAATGCAAAGTATAA
- a CDS encoding fumarate hydratase: MKIKQKHVIESIFNALQYISYYHSPDFIQAMTNAYEKETHKSAKNAIAQILINSKMAALGKRPMCQDTGIVNVFVEVGMDVVWVADLSLEDMINEGVRQAFTYADNPLRASIVRDPLFTRVNTKDNTPAVIHMKVVKGNQLNFIVAAKGCGSENKAKFSILAPDDNIVDWVLKTIPTMGAGWCPPGMIGIGVGGTAEKAMLMAKESLMEPIDIQNIAQKSNQSNLERLRLKLFDKINYLGIGAQGLGGLTTVLDVKIKDYPTHVASQAVAMIPNCAATRHLHFSLDGSGVAQMPQVDMDSYPQLEMDYAQYKKIDLNNLTRKQMTQWHMGDTLLLTGTIITGRDAAHKRLKQMLDNGEGLPEGVDFDNKFIYYVGPVDAVGDEVIGPAGPTTATRMDKFTDMMLDNTNILGMIGKAERGEATTQAIKKHKVTYLIAVGGAAYLISKSIKKAKKIAFEEMGMEAIYEFEVKDMPVTVAVDTQGHNIHSIFQDIQITH; encoded by the coding sequence ATGAAAATTAAGCAAAAACATGTCATAGAAAGCATTTTTAATGCCTTGCAATATATTTCTTATTATCACAGTCCTGATTTTATTCAGGCCATGACCAATGCTTATGAAAAAGAAACTCACAAGTCTGCAAAAAATGCCATTGCACAAATTCTTATTAATTCAAAAATGGCAGCCTTAGGTAAGCGTCCAATGTGCCAAGATACTGGCATTGTCAATGTGTTTGTTGAGGTAGGTATGGATGTCGTTTGGGTGGCTGATTTATCATTAGAAGACATGATTAATGAAGGCGTTCGTCAGGCATTTACCTATGCAGATAATCCTCTTAGGGCATCGATTGTAAGAGACCCTCTATTTACTAGGGTGAACACTAAAGACAACACACCGGCAGTTATTCATATGAAAGTTGTTAAGGGCAATCAACTTAATTTTATTGTGGCAGCCAAAGGCTGTGGTTCTGAAAATAAGGCAAAATTTAGCATACTTGCACCAGATGATAATATTGTTGATTGGGTGCTAAAAACCATACCAACCATGGGTGCTGGTTGGTGTCCGCCAGGTATGATTGGTATTGGCGTTGGTGGTACAGCTGAAAAAGCTATGCTAATGGCAAAAGAAAGTTTGATGGAGCCTATTGATATTCAAAATATTGCACAAAAATCAAACCAAAGTAACCTTGAAAGACTGCGCCTTAAGTTGTTTGATAAAATTAATTATTTAGGTATTGGTGCGCAAGGTTTGGGCGGTTTGACAACGGTACTAGATGTCAAAATTAAAGACTACCCAACTCACGTCGCCTCTCAAGCAGTGGCAATGATTCCTAATTGTGCAGCGACACGTCATTTACACTTTTCACTTGATGGCTCAGGTGTGGCGCAAATGCCACAGGTAGATATGGACAGTTATCCTCAATTAGAGATGGATTATGCGCAATATAAAAAAATTGATTTAAACAATTTAACACGCAAACAAATGACTCAGTGGCATATGGGTGATACCTTGTTATTAACAGGCACAATTATTACCGGGCGAGATGCAGCACATAAACGCCTTAAGCAAATGCTTGATAATGGAGAAGGCTTGCCAGAGGGTGTAGATTTTGACAATAAATTTATTTATTATGTTGGTCCAGTGGACGCTGTTGGTGATGAAGTTATTGGTCCAGCAGGTCCTACTACCGCTACGCGTATGGATAAATTTACTGATATGATGTTGGATAATACCAATATTTTAGGCATGATTGGTAAGGCAGAACGTGGCGAGGCTACTACGCAAGCTATTAAAAAACACAAGGTCACGTATCTTATTGCAGTAGGTGGTGCAGCTTATTTAATTTCTAAGTCTATTAAAAAGGCTAAAAAAATTGCATTTGAAGAGATGGGCATGGAGGCAATTTACGAATTTGAAGTTAAAGATATGCCAGTTACAGTTGCAGTTGATACTCAAGGTCATAATATTCATAGCATTTTTCAAGATATTCAGATAACTCACTAA
- the prmC gene encoding peptide chain release factor N(5)-glutamine methyltransferase yields MVAIQDYFNSGIIDIAPLLSLVLNKSHAQLITHRDYPLNNEEKTQLNQLIKQRQSGTPFAYLSGTKGFYHLDFKVTPSTLIPRPETELLIDIALGLFDKNQTCEILDLGTGSGIIAVTIGDKNPQWYLTATDFSMDALNIARQNAKTNINFQLGSWFEATLNQTFDLIISNPPYIKQGDLHLNDLGFEPQSALVSGKDGLDDIRAIIDNAPQHLNKKGYILLEHGFDQQQEITQLLSHDFFNIQKFKDYNQQNRAVLAQIKERSP; encoded by the coding sequence TTGGTTGCCATTCAGGATTATTTTAACAGTGGCATAATTGATATTGCGCCACTACTATCTCTAGTTCTTAATAAAAGCCACGCTCAACTTATTACTCATCGTGATTATCCACTCAATAATGAGGAAAAAACTCAACTCAATCAACTTATCAAGCAAAGACAATCTGGCACACCTTTTGCTTATTTAAGTGGCACAAAAGGGTTTTATCATCTTGATTTTAAGGTCACTCCTAGCACGTTAATTCCCAGACCTGAAACCGAGCTCTTAATCGATATTGCCTTAGGCTTATTTGATAAAAATCAAACCTGTGAAATACTTGATTTAGGCACTGGTAGCGGTATTATTGCCGTAACGATAGGCGATAAAAATCCGCAGTGGTACCTAACTGCAACTGATTTTTCAATGGATGCGCTTAACATTGCCCGACAAAATGCAAAAACAAACATTAACTTTCAACTGGGTAGTTGGTTTGAAGCTACACTTAATCAAACATTTGATTTGATTATTTCCAATCCGCCCTATATCAAACAAGGCGACCTCCATCTTAATGATTTAGGCTTTGAGCCACAGAGTGCACTTGTATCTGGCAAAGATGGCTTGGATGACATTCGCGCCATTATTGACAACGCACCACAACACCTTAATAAAAAAGGCTATATTTTATTAGAGCACGGCTTTGATCAACAACAAGAAATCACACAACTATTAAGCCATGATTTTTTCAACATTCAAAAATTTAAAGACTACAATCAACAAAATCGCGCCGTTTTGGCACAAATTAAAGAAAGGTCACCATGA
- a CDS encoding electron transport complex subunit E: MNDYVKIIKNGLWNNNQALVALLGLCPLLAVTNNIVNAIGLGLATTFVLVASNVTVSIFRHQISKEVRIPIFVLLIASFVTIVELLMQSYFYDLYLILGIFVPLIVTNCAILGRAEAFASKNTWGKSALDGLMMGIGFSVVLIVLGAMRELIGSGTLFDQSALLLGDLGNTLSVTVFENYQGTLLAILPPGAFIGLGLIVAMKNRYDLRGRES, from the coding sequence ATGAACGACTACGTCAAAATTATAAAAAACGGACTGTGGAATAACAACCAAGCCTTGGTTGCGCTTTTAGGTTTATGTCCTTTATTAGCAGTTACCAATAATATTGTTAATGCAATCGGACTTGGGCTGGCAACCACGTTTGTTTTAGTGGCGTCTAATGTAACCGTTTCTATTTTTCGTCATCAAATTTCAAAAGAAGTTCGTATTCCTATTTTTGTTCTACTAATTGCTTCATTTGTAACGATTGTTGAGTTGCTGATGCAGTCATACTTTTATGATTTGTATTTAATATTGGGTATTTTTGTACCGCTGATTGTAACTAACTGCGCTATTTTAGGGCGTGCTGAGGCATTTGCTAGTAAAAACACTTGGGGGAAATCGGCACTGGACGGGCTGATGATGGGTATTGGTTTTTCTGTTGTGCTTATTGTATTAGGTGCAATGCGTGAATTGATTGGCAGTGGCACTTTGTTTGACCAGTCTGCATTATTACTGGGTGATTTAGGCAACACACTCAGTGTTACTGTATTTGAAAATTATCAAGGCACTTTACTAGCCATCTTGCCACCAGGGGCGTTTATTGGTCTGGGACTTATTGTGGCAATGAAAAATAGATACGATTTAAGAGGAAGAGAATCATGA
- a CDS encoding rod shape-determining protein — protein sequence MFDFLKGQSLSIDLGTANTLIYMDGAVVLNEPSVVAIYNDRGSLESTVIAVGQDAKNMLGRTPGSIEAIRPMKDGVIADFKITEKMLQHFIRKVLRSGFFSPSPKVLICVPCGATQVERRAIKESAVGAGARDVYLIEEPMAAALGAGMAIEEASGAMVIDIGGGTTEIAIMSLNGIVYSDSLRVGGDVFDDTIVKFVRREHGIIIGYSTAEKIKEEVGSAFKSTAIKEMQFRGRDVAKGIPVSFNITNTEILQALQEPLKMIISAIRTALEKTPPELSSDIAENGLVLTGGGALLDGLDKLIGQETNLPVRIADDPLTCVARGGGVALSMISEHNMGFLAAE from the coding sequence ATGTTTGATTTTTTAAAAGGTCAAAGTCTTTCTATCGACTTAGGCACGGCTAATACATTAATTTATATGGATGGTGCTGTGGTACTTAATGAGCCATCAGTAGTTGCCATTTATAACGACAGAGGGTCGCTAGAATCAACTGTCATTGCTGTAGGTCAAGATGCTAAAAATATGCTAGGTAGAACACCTGGCTCTATTGAAGCTATCAGGCCGATGAAAGATGGCGTTATTGCTGATTTTAAAATTACTGAAAAAATGTTACAGCACTTTATTCGTAAGGTGTTGCGTTCTGGTTTTTTTTCACCCAGCCCTAAAGTGCTTATCTGCGTGCCTTGTGGTGCAACTCAAGTTGAACGTCGCGCTATTAAAGAAAGCGCTGTCGGTGCAGGTGCGCGTGATGTTTATTTAATTGAGGAACCAATGGCAGCAGCACTGGGTGCGGGCATGGCAATTGAAGAGGCCTCAGGTGCTATGGTTATTGATATTGGCGGTGGCACAACTGAAATTGCAATCATGTCACTAAATGGCATTGTATATTCTGACTCACTGCGCGTAGGTGGTGATGTATTTGATGACACGATTGTCAAATTCGTACGCCGTGAACACGGTATTATTATTGGTTATTCTACTGCTGAGAAAATTAAAGAAGAGGTTGGTTCTGCCTTTAAATCAACTGCTATTAAAGAAATGCAATTTAGAGGTCGTGATGTTGCCAAAGGCATTCCAGTGAGTTTTAATATAACCAATACTGAAATTTTACAAGCCTTACAAGAGCCACTTAAAATGATTATTAGCGCTATTAGAACTGCACTAGAGAAAACCCCGCCAGAGTTAAGTTCTGACATTGCTGAGAATGGCTTGGTCCTCACAGGTGGCGGTGCACTTTTAGACGGCCTTGATAAGCTTATTGGTCAAGAAACCAATCTACCAGTGCGCATTGCTGACGACCCACTCACTTGTGTTGCCCGTGGTGGTGGTGTTGCACTTAGTATGATATCTGAACACAATATGGGATTTTTAGCTGCTGAGTAG
- the mreC gene encoding rod shape-determining protein MreC, with amino-acid sequence MKFLKLFIPVIIAIILILSDYKFSYLNHLRQPIATLISPIYMMVNLPSQIYIWIDELGTSKGQLIRNNNNLHRELLKLKARLQTYNALTLENKKLQALLGSSYAIKQQNFTLARISALSQSRLKKQIIIDKGSSSGIKVGQVALSAKGIIGQVSRTTPLYSTILIVSDPTQHVPVKNERSGIRGISRGVAENNHLLDIEFIEPNLDVKVGDIFLSSAIGSKFPDGYPLGTVIRVEEHQNEPFLHIQLKPAQILEQLEFVIIATD; translated from the coding sequence ATGAAGTTTCTTAAACTTTTTATCCCTGTCATTATCGCTATAATACTTATACTCTCTGATTATAAGTTCTCATATCTTAACCACTTAAGACAACCAATTGCAACCTTAATATCACCTATCTATATGATGGTAAACCTGCCTTCACAAATTTATATTTGGATTGATGAGCTAGGCACTAGCAAAGGTCAATTAATCAGAAATAATAATAATTTACATCGTGAACTATTAAAGCTCAAAGCAAGATTACAAACTTATAACGCTTTAACGCTTGAAAATAAAAAACTCCAAGCGCTTTTAGGTTCAAGTTATGCCATCAAGCAACAAAATTTTACCTTGGCAAGAATAAGTGCACTCAGTCAATCTAGACTCAAAAAACAAATTATTATTGACAAAGGCAGTAGTAGCGGCATCAAGGTTGGACAGGTCGCCTTAAGCGCTAAAGGTATTATTGGACAAGTATCGCGAACAACGCCACTATATTCAACCATATTAATAGTCAGTGACCCTACTCAACACGTACCTGTTAAAAATGAACGTAGTGGTATTCGCGGTATTAGTAGAGGCGTTGCTGAGAACAATCATCTATTAGATATTGAGTTTATCGAACCTAATTTAGATGTTAAAGTGGGTGATATATTTCTAAGTAGCGCGATCGGTTCAAAATTTCCAGATGGATATCCACTAGGAACAGTAATTCGCGTAGAAGAACACCAAAACGAGCCCTTCTTGCATATCCAATTAAAACCCGCTCAAATACTAGAGCAACTAGAATTTGTCATTATTGCGACCGATTAA
- a CDS encoding helix-turn-helix domain-containing protein: MPIKNSFARVLKQKRKILNLSQEVLAEKSGLSMRSISLFECAKQEPLLFSICYIAKALEISATELMYVIEKDLQNQGLVVNESMHD; the protein is encoded by the coding sequence GTGCCAATTAAAAACTCATTTGCTAGAGTGCTTAAACAAAAGCGCAAAATACTTAATCTATCTCAAGAGGTTCTAGCAGAAAAATCAGGACTTTCTATGCGCTCAATTTCGTTGTTTGAATGTGCCAAACAAGAGCCTTTACTTTTTAGTATTTGCTATATTGCCAAAGCATTAGAAATAAGTGCCACAGAACTCATGTATGTCATAGAAAAAGACCTACAAAATCAAGGACTTGTTGTCAACGAATCAATGCACGATTAA
- the mrdA gene encoding penicillin-binding protein 2, whose translation MQSINNTQFENKTLFSRLRLALIFMFLLTALLVVRIYNLQIVNHEYYLEEALGNQMRTLPITPSRGKIFDRHGNVLATNKLAFRLTLTQEKTKNITKTLQQLKKAGFINDNNIKSFNKNARRYQKFHSIPIKYNLNETQVAKFLISNAFIGVNIEPYFHRIYPNQDSGVHVIGYVSRMTKKDKLFYDKKNYSGTLFVGKTGIEKQYETLLHGTNGLQQIERNVNGRVIDTQVIKPAITGENLYLSIDLDMQKKAETLLKGKRGSIVVMDVRNGEILTLVSTPIYNPNWFVNGISHTNYNRLQTSTNIPQLNRAVQGLYPPGSTIKPIIALAGLEEGIITNKSSTFCPGYYKLPNVKRKFNDWKKTGHGHVNVKDSIAQSCDVFFYDLANKLGINKLRDNLGLFNFGRKTGIDIPGESAGILPSKAWKKINKNEPWYRGETLITGIGQGFITVTPLQLAVATAAIASKGLLFQPTLLKNTQVPGNIIIESKKGHHIQIPIKNIQNWEDVIDGMKQAVYGPKGTTRRLNKGLTYTLAGKTGTAQVFGLDAEEQYIAEKLDEKLRDHALFTGFAPIENPEIAIAIIVENAGNGSSKAAPIARQVLDVYFDKQLNNTLP comes from the coding sequence ATGCAAAGTATAAATAATACTCAATTTGAAAACAAAACTCTCTTTTCTAGGCTAAGGCTAGCGCTTATTTTTATGTTTTTACTAACTGCTTTATTAGTGGTTAGAATTTACAATTTACAAATAGTAAATCATGAGTATTACTTAGAAGAGGCTTTAGGCAACCAAATGCGCACTCTGCCCATAACACCCAGTAGAGGAAAAATATTTGATCGCCATGGTAATGTTTTAGCCACTAACAAGCTGGCATTTCGGCTAACCTTAACACAAGAAAAAACTAAAAACATTACTAAAACACTACAACAACTCAAAAAAGCTGGCTTTATCAATGATAATAACATCAAAAGCTTTAATAAAAATGCAAGGCGTTATCAAAAATTTCATAGCATCCCAATCAAATATAATCTTAATGAGACCCAGGTTGCAAAATTCTTAATTAGCAATGCTTTTATTGGTGTAAATATAGAGCCTTATTTTCATCGAATTTATCCTAACCAGGATTCCGGCGTTCATGTCATTGGTTATGTTTCCAGGATGACTAAGAAAGACAAGCTTTTTTATGACAAGAAAAACTATTCAGGAACCTTATTTGTAGGTAAAACCGGCATTGAAAAACAATACGAAACACTACTGCATGGCACTAATGGCTTACAACAAATTGAACGAAATGTAAATGGCAGAGTTATCGACACCCAAGTTATTAAACCTGCTATTACCGGTGAGAATTTATATCTAAGCATTGACTTAGATATGCAAAAAAAAGCAGAGACATTACTTAAAGGCAAACGTGGTTCAATTGTAGTTATGGATGTCAGAAATGGGGAAATATTAACGCTAGTTAGTACGCCCATCTATAATCCAAACTGGTTTGTTAATGGCATATCACATACGAACTATAACCGGTTACAAACTTCAACAAATATCCCTCAACTTAACCGTGCCGTTCAAGGGCTGTATCCCCCAGGATCTACGATTAAACCTATAATAGCTCTAGCAGGCTTGGAAGAAGGCATTATTACTAATAAAAGTAGCACCTTCTGCCCAGGTTATTACAAATTACCCAACGTTAAACGAAAATTTAACGACTGGAAAAAAACAGGGCATGGGCACGTCAATGTCAAAGACTCCATCGCGCAATCGTGTGATGTATTTTTTTATGATTTAGCAAATAAGCTAGGTATTAACAAATTACGTGATAATTTAGGCTTGTTTAATTTTGGCCGAAAAACAGGTATTGATATTCCTGGAGAAAGTGCTGGTATTCTACCCTCTAAAGCTTGGAAAAAAATTAATAAAAATGAGCCTTGGTACCGAGGAGAAACCTTAATTACAGGCATTGGTCAAGGATTTATAACTGTTACTCCTTTGCAGCTTGCAGTTGCCACAGCAGCGATTGCCAGCAAGGGGCTTTTGTTTCAACCAACCTTACTTAAAAATACGCAGGTGCCTGGCAATATAATCATTGAATCTAAGAAAGGTCATCATATACAAATTCCAATCAAAAATATTCAAAATTGGGAGGATGTGATTGACGGCATGAAACAAGCCGTCTATGGTCCTAAAGGCACTACCAGAAGACTTAATAAGGGTTTAACTTATACCCTGGCTGGGAAAACTGGAACCGCACAAGTGTTCGGTCTTGACGCTGAAGAGCAATACATTGCAGAAAAACTTGATGAAAAATTACGGGATCATGCTTTATTTACTGGCTTTGCCCCTATTGAAAACCCAGAAATAGCCATCGCCATTATTGTTGAAAATGCAGGCAATGGCAGCTCAAAAGCAGCGCCAATTGCACGTCAGGTGCTTGATGTATATTTTGACAAACAACTAAATAATACTTTGCCTTAA